The following DNA comes from Hordeum vulgare subsp. vulgare chromosome 3H, MorexV3_pseudomolecules_assembly, whole genome shotgun sequence.
CCGGCATCCACCTTAATTTCGTCAATGATGGTACTTTCTACTACTTTACACACCGTTTCTCTACTGCTAAATCAACGAACTTtaggaaggaaaaaaaagaatgCCCGTTCTCGATCTCCAAGCAAAGAAACGACAAGATCTTTGACAATGTTAGCACTAATCCCGAGCTCCTGGTTTCACAACTTTAGGAAAgaatgccttttttcgtttgtggCTCAGCACTCTTGTCTAGCTCGGTTTAAGAATGTTTTCCACCCTTTTGCACACACTCCTTCCTCTTTGCCTTTGCatatttgtatatatatatattgttagaATAATCCGATGCAATCCGTCGATCCATCAGaaccaagcaatcacacgagcacgacaTCGAGATTTGtcaacgaggttcaccgatatggctacatcccggggcctgactacggacgctcctccccgtgacactGTCACAATATCGCACCCCGGCCGTCCGGGCACCGGCACATGCCGCCGGCTCCCCGCGTacctgtgctattatgttggcataggttacatcgtgtgtctagccCCGTTATATATGAGAcgcctaggatacaagtgtcctattaggacacgaccccatatcctgtctaaacacaatactaTTTAGAGTCCAACTGTAACATACCGTatacacaatattcgacacaactctaacaaactacaccttggcgaatattctccaccaccttAAATTTGTCTATGCGTCAAACTTCCATGTACATTGCACTTGAGCTTATCCATGAGCACCGCTGCTACTCCAAAGACTTCATGTGACTTCACCTTGCAACTTGTAGTTCCTTCTTTTCCTGACCATAGTCAACGCTCAAATGAAATTAAGCTCCACGTTACTCTAGTTTCGCTCCCAACTTCGAGAGTATCCAACACCATCACACACCGATCACTGACTTACGTGAAAGTGAGCAACTCATATTGGGGTCGCACATAAGAGTTACCTGAACTCAACATCACCACTCTTCCTTGACCGCCTGTCTgaaacttgaaggaatttcatCATTGCTTGTAGCCATCCCGAGTCAATTTCGCAATTGTCTCACCACATGTATGACCACCAGAGCCCTGGCCTGTCTCCATGCCCCGTGCGTACCGCACGTCTCTCCGCTATTACCGCGTCGAGCCTCCGCTGTCCCGGTCGAGTCTCAAGGGTCGCGAACCCACACCACTCAACCCCCACTGCAGAGTACCACCGATCATCACCGACCGATGACGAGTTTCACGCTTCCATCAGACCACTGGGCTCCAGCCCGAATTGCGTGTCACTCGCTTTTTTCCCGCTGAATAGGCTGCGATCTCCGGATCCTTACACCGTAGCCCCTCAAtccagctccaccttcaacaCGACTCCATGGTAGATGATCAGTCCACCCCACGTCCCGTCGACTTCAAGCTCCGTGTGTACACCACCTTGAATCAACCCCGCGTCATAGTCTTGTCGAAGCCACACAAGCCGTCAAGCCTGCACCGCGTGTTTCCACGCCCATAAGTCGGTCACCATCAGCATCACGCTTCTATGTCGTCGTCGCCGATTCTACCACCGTCTTCTATACCAACCGACTCGCGTCGATCCGTCAGACTTTTCAGTCCAACCCAGTCGAAAATATCTGACTGCAACCATGCTCCACCCCGCGTCGTGTCCACCCGCACTCTGTGCATTGCTGGACGCCATGTGTATGCATGACCCTGCAATGACGCACCCCAGACTGCTTCGAGCCTTGTACGTcaccaactttcaaccttcagGTAGAATCCCGTACGCAATGTGCAACACATCCAAAAAAGGAAACTGGATTTCCTGATAGTCTCCATGATACACCAAGcatatctccataaattttcaacacCCGTTTTCTTTAATCATGTTGCATCCAAAGCTACGTTCATACCAATCCAGGTTGCATTTTGTTCCTGAACAAAATCTCACGTGCCTCAGGCAGCTAACATACGTGCGTTCTTTGGCCTTTAGTTGAAAACAACACGCACAGCCACCAGCAGGTCCTTTGCAATCGATGCTCTAACCTGGCCGGTTCCAGCTGTGCGCACCGCGCCGCCTGCCAACCCCCACGCGCGGGCCACGCCCACCAGTTTGGGCTGCCCCTCCCGGGCCTTAGGCCGCTACTGCGGCATCATAACCGCCGCCAAACCGAAGCTGATCGCATCTGCTCTTCCCCATAATCTTGTCGAGACGCCCGCTGCAGCACGTATCGCCGCCGCCTTCTGATCTCGTCGAGACTGGCCTTACCGCACGCTATACACCGCTGCCACGATCCGATTACTTCTCGAAAAACTATAACTGTGTGTACTTGATCGCTGCCTTCTGGTTGCAACTCATCAGCGACGACTCACCGAGTAACTCCGCTCCAACAACCGCAATAGCTTTACACACATCTGTTCCTCCTCTAGATCAACACAATCTGTTGCCTCTGAACAACCTAGCTTtaataccacttgttagaataatTTGAGACAATCCGTCGATCTAccaggaccaagcaatcacacgagcacgacaccgagatttgttaacgaggttcatcgatatggctacatccccggggcctgactacgggcgctcctccccgtgacactGTCACAATATCGCACCCCGGCCGTCCGGGCACCGGCACACGCCGCCGACTCCCCCGGGTacctgtgctattatgttggcataggttacatcgtgtgtctagccccgctatatatgagaggcctaggatacaagttTCCTATTAGGACACGACCCCATATcctgtctaaacacaatactactcagagtccaactgtaacctaccgtatacacaatattcgacacaactctaacatatataaaaaaaatgCATGCTACGCACATTCAGAAGCCTGAACACTGAATGTGGTGCAACGCAACTCAGCAAGTCCGAACGGTAAGTactacctccgtcacagtttagaaggcatgcacatgtatctagatcgtcaatttgacttatataaatatatattgttcaacataaaaattatatcattagaaaatagaacatcaaaATTTTCTAGTGATATATTTTGTGTTATATATGTCTCTTATTAAGTTggttaaattgacgacctagatacatgtgtcggacttgtaaactgagacggaggaagtacttcATAAACTGATCACTGGATGTTCGAAAACAGAGATATCCATTCACAAATTGGACAATGGTCCAGTCTATAGTACTAGTAACATTTGGGCACATAGCAAGGTGGCTATTCGATGAATTACAAACCCGCAGTCCTTTGAAATTACAACGTCTCTTTTCTTCTTATCTATGGACGCAACGCAACAGACACAAGCATACATCCCTTCCCGGCGGTCCACAGACAACGAAAGCAAGCTGCTTCTTCAGACGACGAGGCCCCTTCCTTCGCGACCAGAACAGGAGGTTCCACGCTCTTGATCAGTTGATATTCATGTCCTCCGACCCAGCGCCATCTCCATCTGCGTTTTCGTGCATCTAATTCGTTTAGAGAGGCCATTCGGCGTATCTAAGGATTCATGCAAAACCATCAATAACATACCCTCGTTTTCTGATGAGCTGTAGATGGAGCTCCTTgaacgttgttgctgttgtcgcgtGGGCTGAAATAAGAGCAGTGTACAGGAATGAGTTTATGCCACACATTTATTTTGCAGGAGTTCAGAGCTCAGAAGAACTGAACTTTTTCAGGCAAAATCAAAGCTGAACTTGACAAAAACACAAGTTTGGCTGCTCCCAGTTTATGATAACTAGTACCTGCAACTTTGGCCTGAGTGCCTCGAGCGGTCCTTTGGGTTTTGCAACACCTTGCTGTCCAGACTGCAAAGCAAAATATCCCAAAAACAGTTCGTTGGGACTCAAGCACTGAACAAACGAAAATCAAACTGAAGCTACAGAAGGATAATTTAATACCTTTCCGAGAGCCCAATCAGCAGAATCAAAATAGGCCCGCTCATGGTCCTACAATTACAAAGAGCAATTTAAACTCTGAGAACTGGTGTTGTTTATGCAGATACCTGATATGGACTGTTCACTTTTGGGATGAGATATTCGAATTCAAATACCTTTGAGATGAGCGGTGGCTTTTTAGGAATTAGTCCTCCAAACTTCTTTTTGATTACTTGTTCCTGCGCATAGCAGATTGCGCTTGATGTTAACCACAAGTACTTGATCATGCCAGCTATAGAGACCAACCTTCTTTGTTGCTCAATTAACCAGACAACAAGACTGACATTTAAATGACCATATAATTTTCAGACGTAGTCCCGAAAATAACCTGTTGCTGAGCCGAGGGCATGGCATTATCTCCACTTTGGTCCATAGGTTCAGAATTTCCAACGTTATCATGCCCAGCAGCATTGGCGTCCTTCATCCCCGACATGGTGCTGAAAACAAAACATACAGATGTTAGTATTTATCACATTATAAAGCACTAAAGTGAAAAGTTGTTTTTAAGGCATGCCATGTTTGAGCAATAGAGTTTGAGATAAACGGAAATCAGAACCAACTATTGTCCAGTGTTGTTCACTATTTGCAGTTTGACTTTAGAACAAAACGGCAACATTTTTAATAACTAGTGTATTTTGAATGGGTTATACTATTCTTTTGGGTTTAAAGATATAATCAAGGAACCTTAGCTAGTTTTCTACTGCTAGCTTCTGGGTTAGTTCTTAGCCTTTAACATTGTAGTGGATGTGTGCTAAGTGTACCTAAATATTAATTGCTCTACTATTTTCAGCTGATGAGTACCCCATATACCCATATAGTGAGCAATTTATTTTGGCACATCTGAACAATTCACTTGAAATCGAAGAATGTGCTTCAGTTACAGAAATCAACACATTACTTTTCTCTTGTTAGTTGTATTACTACACTTCCTATCTGGCATTCAAAAAAGAAAATATGCTTCACATCCTCATGGTGTCAGGTATGCTAAAATGAATATACTAAAAATCATGGCCTGTGGATGAGCCCATCCAGAAATAATAACTGGGAAGTAAGGAAGAAATTATCTCTTGGTCGATAGAACAAATAAACATGAATACGAGACTGGATATATGGAACTTAAACAGATCAAACTGTTTTTTATCAATAAATTCACTAGCATTGTTCATATATGCTTTGAAATGAAGGTCAGATGCAACCCATTGGCCAGCACATCGACTCATTCGACAGCCCATTGGATCGACAAAAAATCAAGTACATGGAAACTCAATGTTAGCCTGTCATGACAAGCAGAAACCTTGAGTATCTGTTTTACCATTAACTTGCCAGAGGATCCACACTGGTTGTTCTTTTTTAGCCCATTAATTAGGTTTAATCGTTTGTGTACACAATTGGCAAAAACAAGCTAATGCCTCAGGGGCCCTTCTAAATGGTAACACCTCCTCCCGTGGTTCTAGATACAGAAATGAAGCAGAAGCTTGATACCCGGGCATCCATAGTGGTCCACAGAACAAGTCTACCTACATATACCCGGGCATCCTCATCCAGAGCCCTATAAGTATAACAAGGCGAAATCGGAATACTGATTAGTGGCTACTACTGGTGTGGTTTCTTTGCTTGGTGTACAAATCTGAAAACTAGTAGTATGTCCCTGAATGCCAGGTAAATTGACAGTATCCTAGTACTAGATGGACTTCCAGCAGATTCCTGCAATCTGTTTGACCGTATGGCAACACGAAATGCTCTCATAAAGCACGACAGTCCTCGGTGACAGAGAATCTAACTGAATCTTCTGATCCCTTGTTCGGATCCCCTGTTCGTTCTCTGCTGACACACGCCATGATGGTCTCTGCCACTTCGCTTGCTTGTTAGCTCAGCTGACTGCACCAGCTGGTTGTTGAATTATATCCATCTTAAACATACTCCAGCTATGCCCGGTTCCGAGCATGAAGCATGTGCGGATCTCTCGCTTCCTTTGACGATCAGTGGCAGTGGCCGGGTAATTCTCTTCCTAATTTTCTCCAGCACATCCCGGATCGAGAAACAAAGCGGCCCAAGAACGCTGGCTAGTCAAAACTAGAGTACCCGATAACGCACTCGTCACAAGTTGAGACGAGGCAACGCCGAGAGACCAGCCGGATCTAGCTGACGGCGGGATCTACCAATCTACGGAGACAGCAACCCAGTCCCGACGGCAGCCGGCAAGCTAAGTAAGTAAGCAAGTTGCTCGGACTATGAGCAGGAGAGGAGTTGGAGATCGCTTACAGTCACGGTTACGGAGACGCCGGCGGCGAGGGAGGCGTCGGCTCGGAGGTGGAGAAATGGGGAACCGAGGGACGACGAGCGGCAGCGACTGCTTATCAATGAGTGGAGGGATGTTTGTtggccgctgctgctgctgcgatcGGATCGGTCTCGAATTCTGAGATGCACGCAAGAAATAGACTACACGTAGCTCCGGTGTGGGACCCGGTCGACCTGGATTTCGGCCGTTGCCATCGTAGAGTGCCGGGCCGGCCGTGCAAGTTGCTACTACTCGGCCGGTCACCGGAGAAAACGACATTTTTCCTTCCTGTGGATTTTAGGGCAGGAGATGCAAGATTTTTGGCACCGCGGACGCTGATGTAAAAACTGCTTCATAATTTTTTGGCCTTCTTATATTTTTCTTCATCTATATCTATACTAGTTGAATGACCGTGCGTTGCCACGAAACTATAAACTTAGACATGAGTAATtgctaaaaagaaataaaatatgaTTTCATAAATATATGTTTTGAGAACAGGTTGTAGGTGCCGTACATTTATTTCTTGCAATCtgttcaaaaaaatcaaatataTTTCCCTTCCATGTATTTCTAGGAAGTCAATTTACTGCATGCTACAATGTTAGAAAGTAGGTAGTAGTTGGTTAAGGAGtaaaatgaagaaccgacaaaatttGATGATACACATGCTCATTGTTTCCTTGTCGGCCGAGTGTTGCTCCTATGGTTATTTAACATTCAATCTTGTTTTCAACATATTGAATGATTAGAGTGAATTGCAAAAGCTAGTTCGTCAATGTCCGAATTAAGGAGGGACTATAATTCATACTTCGGCTGGTG
Coding sequences within:
- the LOC123443348 gene encoding uncharacterized protein LOC123443348, with the protein product MSGMKDANAAGHDNVGNSEPMDQSGDNAMPSAQQQEQVIKKKFGGLIPKKPPLISKDHERAYFDSADWALGKSGQQGVAKPKGPLEALRPKLQPTRQQQQRSRSSIYSSSENEDGDGAGSEDMNIN